The genomic segment TCGGATACCATGGTCTCGTGCCACTAATGAATCTGGACAACGCCCGGGAGCTGCTAGCGCCCATCGCCGACGCTCTACTGGTCCAGCCGCGCAAGGCTGCCGTCAGCACATGGAACACCTTCGAGACCGAGAACCCCGCGGACGCGTCCGCGATCACCGCGACCACTCGGGCCGGGATGATCCACGACTGGACCGTGCGCGAGGTTCGGCGCGCACTTGAACGCGACGACGTGAAGGGCCTCGCACGGGAGATGGACTCCAGGCTGGAGTTCTTCACGGTTGGCGTCGGCCAAGGAATGCTGGTGCGTTACAAGCTCACTGCCGCGGGGCAGCCGCGAAATGTCGCCACGGATGTTCAACGGCGCTTGGCGGTGCAGCAGTACGACGAAGAGGTCATGCGCGAGTTCGCGTTGGACGGCATGCCCGAGCCGCCAACCTTCGTCACTTGCGGGTACACCCTCGACGCCGACGGCAAGCTGGGCACCGTTTCGGTGCAGTGCGACTTCGGAAAAACAATTCTCTGGCGCTTAGTTGTCTGGGGTGACAGTGGCGAGGGCTTCGGCAACTTCGAGTCGCTGCCGGTCGACCCCAATTGGACCCTGGACGCAACGGTCGTCCGATCCGCCAAGGAGGACAAGCAGCGCCCTGACGCCAGCTCGGAGGGATGATGGACAAAAGGGTCAACTCTCAAGCCCTCATACTGGCGCGCGAAAGTCGTGGTCATAGTCAAAAACAGGTCGCGGATGGTGCTGGAGTAAGTCAGGAGCTCATTTCCAAGGCGGAGAATGATCTCCGAAATCTCGGGGAAGAGCAGGTGGAGAAAATCGCTCGGTTCCTGGATTACCCGGCATTGCTCTTTTATGAGCCGGGTTTTTTGCGCGATGGCACAAGCACATGCCTTTACCATCGCAAGCGCAAGACATTACCGGCAAAGGTATTGAGCCGCGTAAATGCGACTATGCATATTAGAAATATCAACGTGAACCACATTTTGCATGGAATCGAAGTCATTGGGCCGAGACAGTTCCATACGCTTGATGTTGATGAATTCGGGTCGCCCGCGCTGGTCGCACGGGCGCTGCGGACAGCTTGGCGCGTCCCTGACGGTCCCATAGTGAACATGGTCGCCCTCATTGAGTCGGCTGGTGGGGTGATCGTCACGGCGCCGTTCGGGCACCGAAAACTCTTTGGAATGAGCTGCTGGACCAGTCGCAGTCATCCTCTATTTTATCTGAATTCCGAAATCCCAATGGCGGACTTGAGATGGACCATTGCACATGAACTCGGCCATCTTGTAATGCATGGATTTCCCACCGCTGGCGACATCGAAGCCGAGGCCGATGAGTTCGCGGCAGAATTCCTGACTCCAGCGGCAACGATAAAGCCCGACCTCAAGGGTTTGACGATTGAAAATGCTGGACGTCTCAAGATGCACTGGCGTGTTTCGATAAAGACGTTGATTCGTCGGGCCGAATCAGTGGGCGCTATCACGCGAGAATATGCTATGCGGCTTTATAAGCAATACAGTGCTCGCGGATACAACGCAGCCGAACCCTATCCACTCAAGGATGAAATGCCGACGCTATTAAATCGCGCTATCCAAGTTCATCTGGAAGATCACAACTACACCCACGCCGAGCTACTGGAGGCGATACGGCTATCCGCTGAGGACGACTACCGAGAAGTCGGCGGGATGCCCCCAGGCAAAGGAGGGCTATCGGTCGTTCGCTCTTGACCAGCGCGTTTGTGCCGCCTTTTTGGCGGCAGCGGACCGCTGCTCGGGCGTCAGCTTGTCTGCTCGCGCCTTGCCGCCCTTCAAGCCACCCTTGCGGCCCAGTGCGACAGCCGCTGGGTCTTTATCGGCAGCAACGACGTTCTCCACCAGACGTTCGATACCGGCGCGTGCTTTCGACTTATCGGCCTCAAGCCACGACAGCGACGGGAACTCTGCGCACAAGCCGACCCATTCGTTGTCTTCGTCGGACCACTCGACCCGATACGTATACCTATCGGGCGTCTCGTCGGTCGCATCGCCGACGATGGACGCCGCCAAAGAATTAAGGTCGCGTGGGCGCTTCCGGGACCGATCAGCCATACCGTCCATCATCCCATCACCGCAGACCAGTGCCAGAATTACATCGCTTCAAACTGACCCACTACCAGAATTCTGCGGGATTTTGTTTGGGCCATGATCTAGGGCATACTGTTCGGGTTGCCTTGAGCCGGGTTCGCGCCTGGCCGGGCATACGACCAGCGCCCAAACGGGCGCGTCCGGTCCCATCCTTGGAGCGACTATTTTTGGCCGCGAACAAGGCTGCGTGAGGGTGACACGCCCGACCGCGGGGGCCGGTGAACCACGACAGGTAAACAGCGGCGCAGTATCCGGCGCGGCGCTCGATCGGCCCCAGACGGGCCGGGTCGAGTCGGCGCGTCGGGGGCACCAGGCCCGGACATCCGGGCCTCCAGAGGAGTGAGGGTAGGAGAAGCGTGGCGGGACAGAAGATCCGCATCAGGCTTAAGGCCTACGACCATGAGGCTATTGACGCCTCGGCGCGCAAGATCGTCGAGACCGTCGTCCGTACGGGTGCCAGCGTCGTAGGGCCGGTGCCGCTGCCGACCGAGAAGAATGTGTATTGCGTCATCCGCTCCCCGCACAAGTACAAGGACTCGCGGGAGCACTTCGAGATGCGCACCCACAAGCGGTTGATCGACATTCTTGATCCGACGCCGAAGACCGTTGACGCACTGATGCGTATCGATCTTCCGGCCAGTGTCGACGTCAACATCCAGTAGGGGACCGGCGAACTCATGGCAAGAAAAGGCATTCTGGGTACCAAGCTGGGCATGACGCAGGTGTTCGACGAGAACAACCGGGTCGTGCCGGTGACGGTGGTCAAGGCGGGGCCCAACGTGGTCACGCGCATCCGCACCCCGGAACTCGACGGCTACAGCGCCGTGCAGTTGGCCTACGGCGAAATCAGCCCGCGGAAGGTCAACAAGCCCGTCACGGGGCAGTACACCGCCGCGGGCGTCAACCCGCGCCGTCACCTGGCTGAGCTGCGTCTGGACAATCCCGAGGCGGCCGCCGAGTACGAGGTCGGCCAGGAGCTGACGGCGGAGATCTTCGCCGACGGAGCCTATGTCGACGTGACCGGTACCTCCAAGGGCAAGGGCTTCGCCGGCACCATGAAGCGCCACGGCTTCCGTGGCCAGGGCGCCAGCCACGGTGCCCAGGCGGTGCACCGTCGTCCCGGTTCCATCGGCGGTTGCGCCACTCCAGCGCGCGTCTTCAAGGGCACGCGGATGGCGGGCCGGATGGGTAACGACCGGGTGACCGTGCAGAACCTGGTGGTGCACAAGGTCGATGCCGAGAACGGTGTGCTGTTGATCAAGGGTGCGGTCCCCGGCCGCACCGGCGGGCTCGTTGTGGTTCGCACCGCGATCAAACGAGGTGAGAAGTAATGGCAGCGGTAAAGATTGACGTCAAGACGCCGGACGGCAAGGTCGACGGCTCCA from the Mycobacterium lentiflavum genome contains:
- a CDS encoding helix-turn-helix domain-containing protein, which encodes MMDKRVNSQALILARESRGHSQKQVADGAGVSQELISKAENDLRNLGEEQVEKIARFLDYPALLFYEPGFLRDGTSTCLYHRKRKTLPAKVLSRVNATMHIRNINVNHILHGIEVIGPRQFHTLDVDEFGSPALVARALRTAWRVPDGPIVNMVALIESAGGVIVTAPFGHRKLFGMSCWTSRSHPLFYLNSEIPMADLRWTIAHELGHLVMHGFPTAGDIEAEADEFAAEFLTPAATIKPDLKGLTIENAGRLKMHWRVSIKTLIRRAESVGAITREYAMRLYKQYSARGYNAAEPYPLKDEMPTLLNRAIQVHLEDHNYTHAELLEAIRLSAEDDYREVGGMPPGKGGLSVVRS
- the rpsJ gene encoding 30S ribosomal protein S10, with translation MAGQKIRIRLKAYDHEAIDASARKIVETVVRTGASVVGPVPLPTEKNVYCVIRSPHKYKDSREHFEMRTHKRLIDILDPTPKTVDALMRIDLPASVDVNIQ
- the rplC gene encoding 50S ribosomal protein L3: MARKGILGTKLGMTQVFDENNRVVPVTVVKAGPNVVTRIRTPELDGYSAVQLAYGEISPRKVNKPVTGQYTAAGVNPRRHLAELRLDNPEAAAEYEVGQELTAEIFADGAYVDVTGTSKGKGFAGTMKRHGFRGQGASHGAQAVHRRPGSIGGCATPARVFKGTRMAGRMGNDRVTVQNLVVHKVDAENGVLLIKGAVPGRTGGLVVVRTAIKRGEK